In a genomic window of Marinitoga hydrogenitolerans DSM 16785:
- a CDS encoding ABC transporter permease yields MVNSLYLAKANFLTAKKYKIDWYGAFFTPLLTILPVFLLFYFGEKSGLVQFFYGNTNTKNIFGYILIGAAYWNYIEVLWGVIFTLRHYMRIGQLEEIFLMPINPFGYIFGWSVLGILKVTLESIPIIILSILFNLTTLNFMNFIVSVGVFVISMLASFGFVFFFFGITLLFKDGDELVSLIGNAAPLLGGMFFPITVLPNFLKIFSYLFPFSWGLDLMRHLLMNTNTILEINSEYIILTIISIVYLISGIITFKILEKKSRKKGFQGF; encoded by the coding sequence ATGGTAAACAGTCTATATCTCGCAAAAGCAAATTTTTTAACAGCAAAAAAATATAAAATAGACTGGTATGGTGCATTTTTCACACCATTATTGACTATATTACCAGTATTTTTGCTTTTTTATTTTGGGGAAAAAAGTGGATTGGTTCAATTTTTTTATGGAAATACAAATACTAAAAATATATTTGGGTACATTTTAATTGGAGCAGCATATTGGAATTATATTGAAGTGTTATGGGGTGTTATATTTACATTAAGGCATTATATGAGAATAGGTCAGTTAGAAGAAATATTTTTAATGCCAATTAATCCTTTTGGATATATTTTTGGATGGTCAGTATTAGGTATATTAAAAGTTACTTTAGAATCAATTCCAATAATAATATTATCTATTTTATTTAATTTAACAACACTTAATTTTATGAATTTTATAGTATCAGTAGGTGTATTCGTTATATCAATGTTAGCATCATTTGGTTTTGTATTTTTCTTTTTTGGTATTACATTACTATTTAAAGATGGTGATGAATTAGTAAGTTTAATAGGAAATGCAGCACCATTATTAGGAGGTATGTTTTTTCCAATAACTGTTTTACCAAATTTTTTAAAAATTTTTTCTTATCTTTTCCCATTTAGTTGGGGATTAGACTTAATGAGACATTTATTAATGAATACAAATACAATTTTAGAGATTAATTCAGAATATATAATATTGACTATAATATCGATAGTATATTTAATAAGCGGAATTATTACATTCAAAATTTTAGAAAAAAAATCGCGTAAAAAAGGTTTTCAGGGCTTTTAA
- a CDS encoding ABC transporter permease, with the protein MKDIMYLIKKDWLIRKKYKFVWINMALTPFFMIGPYIFTSKLFGKVNFSESILIGTLLWYWLNQYFWGVGDGFGEERSEGTLISIIISPVSSLKFLFSKGIDTFLTNIYITLFTLIFFALSGITTKFSLWIFVLLSISGLYITFFSIFFAALALWKKKIGSINYTLQYFIGLLSGMTSPVNYYPIYIKAISYIIPLTYLISIGRNIIQTGSIDNKNLYMLLILTIISFLYLVIGIIMLKKVENYTRKKGEWETW; encoded by the coding sequence ATGAAGGATATAATGTATCTTATAAAAAAAGACTGGCTGATAAGAAAAAAATATAAATTTGTATGGATAAATATGGCATTAACTCCATTTTTTATGATAGGACCATATATTTTTACATCAAAGTTATTTGGAAAAGTAAATTTTTCAGAAAGTATATTAATAGGAACGCTATTGTGGTACTGGTTAAATCAATATTTTTGGGGAGTAGGTGATGGATTTGGAGAAGAAAGATCTGAAGGAACTTTAATTTCCATAATAATATCCCCTGTTTCATCTTTAAAATTTCTCTTTTCCAAAGGAATTGATACATTTTTAACTAATATTTATATTACTTTATTTACCCTTATTTTCTTTGCGCTTTCTGGAATAACAACAAAATTTAGCTTATGGATATTTGTTCTTTTATCTATAAGTGGATTATATATAACGTTTTTTTCCATATTTTTTGCAGCATTAGCATTATGGAAAAAGAAAATAGGTAGTATTAATTATACACTTCAGTATTTTATAGGGCTTCTTTCTGGAATGACCAGTCCTGTAAATTACTATCCTATATATATAAAAGCAATATCATATATAATCCCACTAACTTACTTAATATCTATAGGAAGAAATATAATTCAAACTGGAAGTATTGATAATAAAAATTTATATATGCTTCTAATATTAACGATAATAAGTTTTTTATATCTTGTTATAGGAATAATAATGTTAAAAAAAGTGGAAAACTATACACGGAAAAAAGGCGAGTGGGAAACATGGTAA